ATCCGGAGTAACACTGATCGAATCGATCCCCAGTTCCACCAAGAACTGCGCAAAATCAGGGAAGTCACTAGGACCTTGGCCACAGATGCCAACTTTGGTGCCGGTGCGCTTGGCGGTCTCGATCAGCATCTTCAGCATGCGCTTTACGGCCGGGTTACGCTCGTCGTAAAGGTGTGATACCAGTGCGCTGTCGCGGTCCAAGCCGAGCGTAAGCTGCGTAAGATCATTGCTACCGATGGAGAAGCCGTCAATGTGTTCGCTGAACTCTTCGGCCATGATGATGTTGCTCGGGATCTCTGCCATCAGGAAAAGCTCCAAACCTTCCTTGCCGCGCTCCAGCCCGTATTCCTTCATCACTGCGGTCACGCTTTGCAGCTCTTCCACCGTGCGGCAGAAAGGCACCATCACCACCACGTTCTTCAGGCCCATTTTCTCGCGCACACGGCGAATGGCCTTACACTCCAGACCGAAGGCTTCCTTGTACACTTCGCTGTAGTAGCGACTTGCACCGCGCCAGCCGATCATCGGGTTCTCCTCGTCCGGCTCGAAATGTTCGCCGCCCAAGAGGTTCTTGTACTCGTTGCTCTTGAAGTCGCTGAACCGCACGATCACCTTGTTAGGGTAGAAGGCCGCGGCGATCTTGGCAATGCCATAGCTCAGCTTTTTCACGAAGAAGGTCTCTTCGTCCTCATAGCCGTGGATCAAGTAACTGATCTTTCCGCTCAGGGCCACATCCCCGAGTTCCTTGTGTTGTAACAACGCCAATGGATGCGCTTGTATGTAGTTGTTGATGATGAACTCCTCACGCGCCAAACCCACGCCGGCATTCGGCAAACTGCTGAACTTGAACGCCAAGTCCGGGCTTGCCACGTTGAGCATGATCGGGGTCTTCGTCTCCGGCATGTCGGCGAGCATCGTTTCCTCTTTATGGAAGGGGATGATCCCGCTGTAGATGATGCCGGTATCACCTTCGCAGCAACTGGCGGTTACTTCCATACCGGTATCCAAAAGGTCGGTGATATTGCCACAGCCCACGATCGCGGGCACACCCATTTCACGTGCTACAATGGCCGCATGGCACGTACGGCCGCCTTTGTTGGTGATGATCGCGCTGGCCTTTTTCATGATCGGCTCCCAATCCGGGTCGGTCATGTCCGTTACCAGTACATCGCCTTGTTGAAAGTCCTTGCCATCACCGCTTCCGCCACGACCATCGAGGCTGAAGAGGATCCGCACTTTACCAGCGCCAGCGCGGTCGCCAATGGCGATACCGGTGGCGATCACCGGGTGTTTCTTTGGCGCCTCTGGTGTGGCCTCGTCAGGGTTGATCAACTTGTATTCCACCACACGGTCCGTGGCCTTGCGGCTGTGGATCGTTTCCGGGCGGGCTTGTACGATGAAGAGATGACCGGTCAAGCCGTCAATGGCCCATTCTACATCCATCGGGCACCAGTGGCCTTTCTTATCACTGTAATACTTTTCTATGGCTGCCACGCTGCGCGCGATCTCCAGTACTTGATCATCGGTCACACAAAAGCGGTTGCGTTGGGCGCGCTCGATCGGGATGGTCGAGGTCGGCTTTCCGGGCTCAACACCGTAGACCATCTTACGATCCTTGGAGCCCAGCTTCTTTTCAATGATGCTGGTGTATCCCTCTGCCAGTGTGGGTTTGAAGACAAGCCACTCATCGGGGCTCACAGCGCCTTGCACCACCATTTCTCCCAAACCATAGCTGCCGTTGATCAGTACCACGTCCTTGAAACCGCTTTCGGTATCGAGGCTGAAGGCGACACCGCTGGCACCCACATCGGAGCGTACCATTTTCTGGATGCCCACTGAAAGTCCCACTTGGAAGTGATCATATCCCAAGCTCTCGCGGTACACAATGGCGCGATCGGTGAACAAGGAAGCGAAGCAGTTCCGCACGGCACTGATCAAGTCCTGGTGCCCACGGATGTTCAAGAAGGTCTCTTGTTGGCCGGCGAAGGAGGCATCCGGCAGGTCTTCCGCGGTGGCACTGGAACGAACGGCCACGTCGGTAGCTTCTTGTCCGTATTTCTGGGACATTTCATCGTACCGCTGCATGATCCCTTTCCACACCTCTTCAGGGAACTTTCCGTTCTTCACCAAGGTGCGCACGGCAAGACCTGTGCGGCGGATGTTCTCTATATCATCCACATCAAGCCCGGCAACGATATCCCGGATCTTCTGGTCCAGCACGTTATGTTCAATGAACGCTTTGTAAGCAGCAACGGTAACCACATATCCTCCCGGCACTTCAACCCCGAGCTTTCCGAGGTTTTGGATCATCTCACCGAGGCTGGCATTTTTACCACCAACGGTTTCGATATCACTTAGTTCAACTTCGTGGAGCCATTTCAAGTAAGGTTCTTTAGGCATGATCTGAGTTCAAAAGTGCGGTTTATTGAAGAAGCTTTCTAACGGACGAGTCAATGCAAAGGTTGGGAAAATAGATAAGTTCATCTCGATTTTCTTGGATGGATCGAATATCGCCGGTTCTGGCCTTGATGATGAAAGTATGACACCATTGGATTCAAGCATTTGCAGGAATAAATAAGAACGACGTCCCCAGCCTGATCTGTTATCCCTAACTTTGCGACCCTTCAAGGACGAACATGACGACAAAACGAGCCAAACTCCGCAAGGGGAACAGCGGCACCGGAAAAACGGTAGCCAAGAGAAGCGACACACGCGCCAAGCGGAAAGCCGAAACTGCGCGGAAAATGACTGCAGCTGCAGTTCAATTGAAAGCCGTGGCGAAACCGGCAGCTACCGCTAAGAAGGCAGCGCCAAAAAAGAAAGCAGCAGCAAAAAAGTAACGGATCATTCTGATCAGGGACCCCATTGGTGCGTTGCACTTGTGGGGTTTCTTTTTGAGCGTGGTTTTGTAATACAACACTCAATGCTCGCATGTTCTGCACCCCATTCCGATGTTCGGGGGCATCTATTCTGAAAGATCCTGTTACATTCGGATCATGCCAGTCTTAGCCGATAAGGTTTGTTTGGAGTGTGGTGAGAAGATCGTAGGTCGCACGGACAAACGATTTTGTTCAGATGCGTGCCGAAATCTCTTTCACTATCATGCGAACAATAGCAGCATAAACTATGTCCGCAATGTTGTGAATACATTGAAGCGGAACCGCAGGATCCTATCTGAACTGAATACGGGTGCTGAGGGGAAGACCAAGGTGCACAGGGAGAAGTTACTGGAACATGGATTCAGTTTCATGTACCATACCAACACCCACATTACCAAAGCGGGGAACAATTATGTGTTCTGTTTTGAACAAGGGTATTTGGAACTGACCGAAAATTGGTTCATGCTCGTGCGCCGGGATGAGTACCTGGATAGAGCTGGCGATCCTAAAAAGAACAGTAGGTAGTACAACTACATTCCTAGGCATAACTCTGCCCTTTAAGAGGAGATGAGCCAGATGTTGAAAATGCTATTCGGTGAAAGAAATTCACCACAAGCTTTGCATTGTTAGGGTAGGGTCTAGCCGAGTGCCCAAATAAGCAGCACGATCATACCCAAGGTCATTAGGGCCAGTAACACGGGCCCTCCGATCTCATTCTGTTCAGCTTCAGCTGGGAAATGGTCATCGAAATGTTGGTCGCTCATGAGGAAGGGTTATGCGACAAATATAACCGTGAACCCATATGATCCAAATTCTGGAAGAAAAGAATTGAGCAACAAAGATCCGGGATCTTGAGATCCTGATCTCAGTTAAGGCTGAACGTTGGTTGGCGAAGCACCATTCGGGCTATTACCGCGCTTTCATTGGCCTTCATTCTACGGACCATTTCAAGCACCTGTTCATCCAATTCACGGTCGCTCAATTTCTCCAGATCCCGGTATACGGGTAGGCTGCTCTTGCTTTTGAGTATCAGCGATATTTTGTAGGAGCGTGACATTGTGTTGT
This genomic window from Flavobacteriales bacterium contains:
- the ppsA gene encoding phosphoenolpyruvate synthase encodes the protein MPKEPYLKWLHEVELSDIETVGGKNASLGEMIQNLGKLGVEVPGGYVVTVAAYKAFIEHNVLDQKIRDIVAGLDVDDIENIRRTGLAVRTLVKNGKFPEEVWKGIMQRYDEMSQKYGQEATDVAVRSSATAEDLPDASFAGQQETFLNIRGHQDLISAVRNCFASLFTDRAIVYRESLGYDHFQVGLSVGIQKMVRSDVGASGVAFSLDTESGFKDVVLINGSYGLGEMVVQGAVSPDEWLVFKPTLAEGYTSIIEKKLGSKDRKMVYGVEPGKPTSTIPIERAQRNRFCVTDDQVLEIARSVAAIEKYYSDKKGHWCPMDVEWAIDGLTGHLFIVQARPETIHSRKATDRVVEYKLINPDEATPEAPKKHPVIATGIAIGDRAGAGKVRILFSLDGRGGSGDGKDFQQGDVLVTDMTDPDWEPIMKKASAIITNKGGRTCHAAIVAREMGVPAIVGCGNITDLLDTGMEVTASCCEGDTGIIYSGIIPFHKEETMLADMPETKTPIMLNVASPDLAFKFSSLPNAGVGLAREEFIINNYIQAHPLALLQHKELGDVALSGKISYLIHGYEDEETFFVKKLSYGIAKIAAAFYPNKVIVRFSDFKSNEYKNLLGGEHFEPDEENPMIGWRGASRYYSEVYKEAFGLECKAIRRVREKMGLKNVVVMVPFCRTVEELQSVTAVMKEYGLERGKEGLELFLMAEIPSNIIMAEEFSEHIDGFSIGSNDLTQLTLGLDRDSALVSHLYDERNPAVKRMLKMLIETAKRTGTKVGICGQGPSDFPDFAQFLVELGIDSISVTPDSLLKTKRAIAEVEKKIAAGKGKVPA